The Candidatus Neomarinimicrobiota bacterium genome contains the following window.
TGGCGCGCCGCGTCAAGGTGGGAAAACGCGACCAGTATGCCCTCGACCCCGAGGGCATGGAGGCGCTGCGAGCGTATGTGGAGGGCTTCTGGGATACTGCCCTGAGCAGGTTCAAGCGCCACGCCGAGTGAGCTACAATCCGAAGGATAAGTATGCCGACTCATGACACAACTATTGCTCCGGTGGTCAAGTCCATCACCATTGACCGGGATATCGAGGAGACGTTCAGGCTGTTCACCGAAGAGATCAACGCGTGGTGGCCCCTGGAAACGCATTCCGTGAGCGAGGACGCCTCGGCCAGTCTGCGGCTGGAGGGATTTGCCGGGGGCAGACTCGTCGAGACCAGCGGGGACGGTGAGGAGTTCGAGTTGGGCGTGGTGCAGACCTGGGAGCCGCCGGGCGAGTTGTCGTTCAGCTGGTATCCGGGACGCCATCCAGATACGTCCCAGACGGTGGTGGTGCGCTTCACAGAACAGAACCATGGGACCCGGGTGGTGCTCACCCATAGCGGCTGGGAGCGCCTCGGTGCCGATGGGGCTAAAACGCGCGCGGACTATGATACCGGTTGGGAGTTCGTATTGGTGCAAAAGTTTGGGGAGTATGCCGGCAGGCCAGAACGCGGTCCGAATACATAACCCAACTCCGGCCCCGGGACAACCTTTCAGGCGGCAAGACCGTCTTACATCCAGACACCCGCCCGGCCAGCGCTCCGGCCGCTGGCCGGAACAGCCCATAATACTGAGGGAGGCCAGTGTGAGACACGTTGCGATCCTGACCGCAATTTTCCTGCTGACAAGCGGCGCCGCGGGGGCGAGCCCGGACGAGTCCCCTGTGCCAGTTTTCACCGTCAGGGCGGAGACGCCACCCCTGCTTGACGGCGTGCTGGACGATGCCATCTGGGAGCGGGCAGAGACGCACAGCAACTTCCAGACCGTGCAGCCGGCCTACGGGGCACAGGTGAGCGAACGGACAGTGGCCCGGGTGGCCTACGACCGGGACTACCTTTATGTGGCTATTGAGGCCTTTGACTCGCAGCCGGAGCTCATCCGGGCCAACGTGTCCAAGTGGGACGACCTGTTCAACGACGACTTTGTGGGTGTGATCATCGACGGGCTGAACGACGGCCAGTCCGCTTATGCCTTCACCGTCAACGCCGTGGGTTCGCAGGCCGACATCATCATCAACAGCAGCGGTGACGGCGACGCGTCCCCAGACTTCATCTGGGACGCCGCGGGTACTCTCCACGACAGAGGCTACACGGTGGAGATGAGGATTCCGTTCCAGAGCCTGCGCTTCCAGGCCGGTGACCAGGTGGCCATGGGCATGCAGTTCGGGCGACAGATTGTGCGCAAGTCGGAGATCGCCTTT
Protein-coding sequences here:
- a CDS encoding ArsR family transcriptional regulator, with the translated sequence ARRVKVGKRDQYALDPEGMEALRAYVEGFWDTALSRFKRHAE
- a CDS encoding SRPBCC domain-containing protein; translation: MPTHDTTIAPVVKSITIDRDIEETFRLFTEEINAWWPLETHSVSEDASASLRLEGFAGGRLVETSGDGEEFELGVVQTWEPPGELSFSWYPGRHPDTSQTVVVRFTEQNHGTRVVLTHSGWERLGADGAKTRADYDTGWEFVLVQKFGEYAGRPERGPNT